A single window of Flagellimonas maritima DNA harbors:
- a CDS encoding alpha/beta hydrolase: MKISILALLTAFIFTNTLIGQFMEESITLTTEKGAIEGTLLIPESSGKIPVVLIIAGSGPTDRDGNSPMFSNNSLKMLAEGLHEDGIASLRFDKRGIGESRSAGLVEEKLRFENYIEDVIDWISLLKKDKRFSDLIVLGHSEGSLIGMIACERSKATKFISLAGAGFPAGEIIMNQLNAEQPESLIKQVSPIIKSLENGETVEDVPQILFSLFRPSVQPYMISWFRYDPAQEISKLDCPILIIQGTTDIQVKVKDADMLAGASKNPEKIIIYGMNHILKSAKLDKMENIATYNNPDLPLNEKLIPEITAFIKSEN; encoded by the coding sequence ATGAAAATTAGCATCCTAGCTCTATTAACAGCTTTTATTTTCACAAACACCTTAATCGGGCAATTCATGGAAGAATCAATTACGTTGACAACGGAAAAAGGAGCTATAGAAGGGACATTATTGATTCCGGAATCATCTGGTAAGATTCCTGTGGTATTGATTATTGCAGGGTCAGGACCTACGGATAGGGACGGAAATTCTCCAATGTTCTCCAATAACTCCTTAAAAATGTTGGCAGAAGGGTTACACGAGGACGGAATTGCGTCTTTACGTTTTGACAAACGTGGTATTGGTGAAAGTAGAAGTGCCGGATTGGTTGAGGAAAAGCTACGATTTGAAAATTATATAGAAGACGTTATTGACTGGATATCACTTTTAAAGAAAGATAAAAGATTTAGTGATTTAATTGTATTGGGACATAGTGAAGGTTCGTTGATAGGAATGATTGCTTGTGAGAGATCCAAAGCAACTAAATTCATATCCTTGGCGGGAGCTGGGTTTCCAGCAGGCGAAATTATTATGAATCAACTAAATGCAGAACAACCTGAATCTCTTATAAAACAGGTATCTCCGATAATAAAAAGTCTTGAAAATGGTGAAACCGTTGAAGATGTCCCTCAAATACTGTTTTCACTATTTAGACCAAGCGTGCAACCCTATATGATTTCTTGGTTTAGGTATGATCCGGCTCAGGAAATTTCAAAATTAGATTGCCCAATTCTAATTATTCAAGGAACCACGGACATCCAGGTTAAGGTAAAGGATGCTGATATGTTGGCAGGAGCCAGTAAAAATCCAGAAAAAATTATCATTTATGGAATGAATCATATCCTGAAATCAGCTAAGTTGGATAAGATGGAAAATATTGCTACCTACAACAATCCGGATTTACCTTTAAATGAAAAGTTGATACCAGAAATTACGGCCTTTATTAAATCTGAAAACTAA
- a CDS encoding S9 family peptidase, protein MNIKAPIAKKKPIKLEKHGDIRIDDYYWMNDREDQEVIDYLNSENAYYEKMTAHTKKFQEKLFQEMKSRIKEDDSSVPYKYNGYWYITKYKVGQEYPIYSRRRESMDAENEIVFDCNELAKGHDYFNLKGISVSPDNSMACFGVDTVSRREYDIQIKNLRTGQVYPDKIEKTTGNSVWGNDGKTLFYSKKDPVTLRSNKIYRHTLGTPSKQDVLVHHEEDETFNTFVYKTKSRKFIVIGSVSTLTSEYQILNADTPEKDFKIFSPREIGVEYSIAHYDGNFYILTNKDNATNFKLMKTSEDKTTSDNWGEFIKHRKHVLLEDVEIFKDYYVLSERENGLNKLRITKWDGRYSYNLPFESETYVAGTSVNVDFDTKELRYYYNEMGAPYAIIDFNMETRTQTILKEQEVLGGTFKKENYRTERLWTIARDGVKVPISLVYHKDTKLDGTSPLFQYAYGSYGSTIDPYFSSIRLSLLDRGFVFAIAHVRGGEYLGRPWYEDGKLLRKKNTFTDFIDCSKFLIEKKYTSPEHLYASGGSAGGLLMGAIINMVPELYKGIIAAVPFVDVVTTMLDETIPLTTGEYDEWGNPDDRTYYDYMKSYSPYDNVTARDYPNMYVSTGLHDSQVQYWEPAKWVAKLREHKTDNNLLFLDTNMDAGHGGASGRFEALRETVKEYTFILDLEGKIPVK, encoded by the coding sequence ATGAACATAAAAGCCCCGATAGCCAAAAAAAAACCAATAAAATTGGAAAAACACGGCGACATTAGAATAGATGATTACTATTGGATGAACGATAGGGAAGATCAAGAGGTAATCGACTATCTAAATTCCGAGAATGCGTATTATGAGAAGATGACTGCGCATACCAAAAAATTTCAGGAAAAACTTTTTCAAGAAATGAAGTCTCGGATAAAGGAAGACGATTCTTCGGTTCCATATAAATACAACGGGTACTGGTACATAACCAAATATAAAGTAGGGCAAGAGTATCCCATCTATTCCAGAAGAAGGGAAAGTATGGATGCCGAGAATGAAATAGTATTCGACTGCAATGAACTGGCAAAGGGACACGATTATTTCAATCTTAAAGGAATCTCCGTAAGTCCTGATAATTCCATGGCATGTTTTGGTGTGGATACCGTATCTAGGCGAGAGTATGATATCCAAATCAAAAATTTAAGAACAGGACAGGTCTACCCGGATAAGATCGAAAAGACGACGGGAAATTCGGTTTGGGGAAATGATGGAAAAACACTCTTTTATTCCAAAAAAGACCCCGTAACCCTACGCTCGAATAAAATTTATAGACATACGCTGGGAACTCCATCGAAGCAAGATGTATTGGTGCACCATGAAGAAGATGAAACCTTCAATACATTTGTGTACAAGACCAAATCGAGAAAATTTATCGTAATCGGCTCTGTCAGTACGTTGACTTCTGAGTACCAGATATTGAATGCGGACACGCCCGAAAAGGATTTCAAAATATTTTCCCCTAGAGAAATTGGGGTTGAATATTCCATTGCCCACTACGATGGCAATTTTTATATACTTACCAATAAGGACAATGCCACCAATTTTAAATTGATGAAAACCTCCGAGGATAAAACTACATCCGATAACTGGGGGGAGTTCATCAAACACAGAAAGCATGTTCTGCTGGAAGATGTGGAAATATTCAAGGACTACTACGTACTTTCCGAACGGGAAAACGGACTGAATAAATTGAGAATCACCAAATGGGATGGCAGATACAGTTATAATCTACCTTTTGAGAGCGAAACGTATGTAGCGGGTACATCGGTAAATGTAGATTTTGATACTAAAGAACTCCGCTATTACTATAATGAAATGGGAGCTCCCTATGCTATCATCGATTTTAACATGGAAACCAGAACCCAAACAATCTTGAAAGAGCAGGAAGTTTTGGGTGGTACTTTTAAGAAGGAGAATTATCGGACAGAACGTTTGTGGACCATAGCGCGTGACGGGGTAAAAGTTCCCATATCACTTGTATACCATAAGGACACGAAGTTGGATGGAACAAGCCCTTTGTTTCAATATGCCTATGGTTCGTATGGTAGTACCATCGACCCTTATTTTTCGTCGATTCGTCTGAGTTTGTTGGATAGAGGTTTTGTTTTTGCCATTGCACATGTAAGAGGGGGGGAGTATTTAGGAAGACCTTGGTACGAAGACGGCAAACTACTGCGCAAGAAAAACACCTTCACGGACTTTATCGATTGTTCCAAGTTTTTGATTGAAAAAAAGTATACAAGTCCCGAACATTTGTATGCCAGTGGAGGTTCTGCAGGGGGATTATTGATGGGAGCCATCATTAATATGGTTCCAGAACTTTACAAAGGTATAATTGCGGCTGTTCCTTTTGTAGATGTTGTTACTACGATGTTGGATGAGACCATTCCCTTGACTACAGGCGAATATGATGAATGGGGGAATCCAGACGACAGAACCTATTATGATTATATGAAATCGTATTCCCCTTATGATAATGTTACAGCACGGGATTATCCAAACATGTATGTTTCAACAGGATTGCACGATTCCCAGGTACAATATTGGGAACCGGCAAAATGGGTCGCTAAACTAAGGGAGCACAAAACGGACAATAACCTTCTTTTCTTGGATACCAATATGGATGCAGGGCATGGAGGTGCTTCAGGGCGTTTCGAAGCATTAAGGGAAACAGTAAAGGAATATACCTTTATTTTAGATTTGGAAGGTAAAATTCCTGTAAAATAA
- a CDS encoding YbaB/EbfC family nucleoid-associated protein: MFGDMMGMMGKLKETQQKVEATKKRMDTVLIDEASSDGHLKITITANREIKSITIDDTLLQDKEQLEDYLVITLNKAIAKATNVNETELAAVAKEGMPNIPGMDSMFK, encoded by the coding sequence ATGTTTGGAGATATGATGGGAATGATGGGCAAACTGAAAGAGACCCAACAAAAAGTAGAAGCCACAAAAAAACGAATGGATACGGTACTGATCGATGAAGCCTCTTCGGATGGTCATCTTAAAATAACTATCACCGCAAATAGAGAGATAAAATCCATAACGATCGATGATACTTTATTGCAGGATAAAGAACAGCTCGAAGATTATCTTGTTATTACGTTGAACAAGGCCATTGCAAAAGCTACGAACGTCAATGAAACAGAGTTGGCCGCAGTTGCAAAGGAAGGAATGCCGAATATTCCTGGTATGGATTCAATGTTCAAGTAA
- a CDS encoding aminotransferase class I/II-fold pyridoxal phosphate-dependent enzyme codes for MRDLFDRIIENKGPLGKWASQAEGYFVFPKLEGPISNRMKFQGKDVITWSVNDYLGLANLPEIKKVDGDAAYEYGSAYPMGARMMSGHTDHHEQLEQELAQFVNKEAAYLLNFGYQGIMSAIDALVSKDDIIVYDVDSHACIIDGVRLHMGKRFTFKHNDVESLEKNLERATKMAEQTGGGILVISEGVFGMRGEQGILKEIVALKQKYTFRLLVDDAHGFGTLGKTGAGAGEEQGVQDDIDVYFATFAKSMASIGAFLAADQEIIDYLKYNLRSQMFAKSLPMIYVKGALKRLDMLRTMPELKAKLWENVDALQNGLKERGFDIGTTTSCVTPVYLNGSIPEAMALVKDLRENYGIFCSIVVYPVIPKGLILLRMIPTATHTMQDILETLDAFSAIRERLQNGTYKRLSAAVAAAMGE; via the coding sequence ATGAGAGATTTATTTGATAGAATCATTGAAAACAAAGGTCCTTTGGGAAAATGGGCGTCACAAGCAGAGGGTTATTTTGTATTTCCAAAGCTTGAAGGTCCAATCTCCAATCGAATGAAATTTCAAGGAAAGGATGTCATAACTTGGAGTGTCAATGACTATTTGGGACTCGCGAATCTGCCAGAAATTAAAAAAGTAGACGGTGATGCTGCCTACGAATACGGCTCCGCCTACCCAATGGGGGCCCGTATGATGAGCGGGCACACAGACCATCATGAGCAATTGGAACAAGAATTGGCTCAATTTGTAAATAAAGAAGCGGCCTATCTACTGAATTTTGGTTATCAAGGAATCATGTCCGCTATTGATGCTTTGGTTTCCAAAGATGATATCATCGTGTATGATGTTGATTCACATGCCTGTATTATTGATGGCGTTCGCTTGCACATGGGTAAACGATTTACCTTTAAGCACAATGATGTTGAAAGTCTTGAAAAAAACTTGGAGCGTGCCACTAAAATGGCCGAGCAAACAGGCGGTGGAATCTTGGTTATTTCCGAAGGTGTTTTCGGTATGCGCGGAGAGCAGGGAATATTAAAGGAAATTGTTGCTTTAAAACAGAAATATACGTTCAGGTTATTGGTCGACGATGCCCATGGTTTTGGAACTCTTGGAAAAACAGGTGCTGGGGCAGGAGAAGAGCAAGGCGTTCAAGATGATATTGACGTATATTTTGCCACATTTGCAAAATCAATGGCAAGTATTGGAGCTTTTTTAGCAGCCGACCAAGAAATCATTGATTATTTAAAATACAATCTACGGTCACAAATGTTCGCTAAGTCATTACCTATGATTTATGTAAAAGGAGCATTGAAACGTTTGGATATGTTGCGTACCATGCCCGAGCTTAAAGCTAAGCTATGGGAAAACGTAGATGCGTTACAAAACGGTCTAAAAGAGCGTGGTTTTGATATTGGGACTACAACAAGTTGTGTAACACCTGTCTATTTAAATGGGAGTATTCCAGAAGCAATGGCATTGGTCAAAGATCTTAGAGAGAATTACGGAATATTCTGTTCCATAGTGGTTTACCCAGTTATACCTAAAGGATTGATTCTACTCAGGATGATTCCGACAGCAACGCACACCATGCAAGATATTCTTGAAACGTTGGATGCGTTTTCGGCGATTAGGGAGCGTTTACAAAATGGCACTTATAAAAGGTTATCTGCTGCCGTCGCTGCGGCTATGGGGGAATAA
- a CDS encoding alpha/beta hydrolase, with translation MIVKTKIGTIEYSDLGKGKPILFLHGGHSNCDETLWHKGFDLDEFKLITPSRPGYGKTPLSTFESPKEAAGLVISLLDKIKIEKVVVIGISAGGLTALELAANYKDRVKKLILLSAVTKKWLQPSDALYRKGKILFSPAMEKFTWTMFRIFFKLTPLTMTKTLFKELSTVKGASFDRKEIETIKEMTSKQSSGNGFVNDLEQDITSGTHLKIECPTLIVHSKNDKTVSIAMAYHAKKNILCSQLKLYNNKWGHLLWVGTDSTEPITETLIFINKAQNQIYRP, from the coding sequence ATGATAGTCAAAACAAAAATCGGCACAATTGAATACAGCGATTTAGGTAAAGGGAAACCAATTCTTTTCTTGCATGGAGGACATAGCAATTGTGATGAAACACTTTGGCACAAAGGTTTTGATTTAGATGAATTCAAATTGATTACACCTTCAAGACCTGGCTACGGAAAAACACCATTGTCAACTTTTGAATCACCTAAAGAAGCTGCAGGTCTGGTCATCTCGCTACTAGACAAAATAAAAATAGAAAAGGTAGTGGTCATCGGTATATCCGCAGGAGGTCTTACAGCTCTTGAGTTGGCGGCAAATTATAAAGACCGTGTGAAGAAATTGATTCTATTATCCGCGGTAACCAAAAAATGGTTACAGCCATCGGACGCTTTATACAGAAAAGGGAAAATTTTATTTTCCCCTGCCATGGAGAAGTTCACTTGGACAATGTTCAGAATTTTTTTTAAGTTGACGCCCCTAACAATGACCAAAACCTTGTTCAAAGAGCTTTCTACCGTTAAAGGCGCTAGCTTTGACCGGAAAGAAATAGAAACCATAAAAGAGATGACTTCCAAGCAAAGTTCGGGTAATGGATTTGTAAATGATTTAGAGCAAGATATAACCAGTGGGACACACTTGAAAATAGAATGTCCTACTTTGATAGTGCATAGCAAAAATGATAAAACGGTTTCTATAGCTATGGCATATCACGCTAAAAAAAACATACTTTGTTCGCAACTAAAACTTTACAACAATAAATGGGGACATTTACTTTGGGTCGGTACGGATAGCACAGAACCTATAACGGAAACCCTCATATTCATTAATAAAGCACAGAACCAAATTTATCGACCATGA
- a CDS encoding PLP-dependent cysteine synthase family protein has translation MGKQIDAYSNILDLIGNTPLVKLNKITAPLTGNFYAKIESFNPGHSSKDRIAAYIIEEAERKGILKPGSTIIETTSGNTGFSLAMVSIVKGYKCILAVSSKSSPDKIDMLRAMGARVYVCPAHVSADDPRSYYEVAKRLHSETNNSIYINQYFNALNIEAHYKTTGPEIWNQTNGNITHLVACSGTGGTISGIARYLKEQNSNIKVLGVDAYGSVLKKFHETGEFDHNEVYPYRIEGLGKNLIPTATDFETIDRYVKVSDGESAHMARKLAHKEGMFVGYTSGAAMQAIYQLDTEGEFSEDSNIVVIFPDHGSRYMSKVYSNEWMENQGFFDTKNAEVPEEIEYIE, from the coding sequence ATGGGAAAACAGATAGATGCGTATAGCAATATTCTAGATTTAATTGGAAATACCCCCTTAGTTAAGCTTAACAAGATTACAGCGCCCCTCACAGGAAATTTCTACGCAAAGATAGAGTCCTTTAATCCAGGACACTCTTCAAAGGATCGGATTGCAGCCTATATCATTGAGGAAGCTGAGCGCAAAGGTATTCTTAAGCCAGGTAGTACTATCATTGAAACAACATCTGGAAATACAGGATTCAGTCTCGCCATGGTAAGCATCGTTAAGGGGTATAAATGTATATTGGCCGTTAGTTCAAAGTCTTCACCGGATAAAATAGATATGCTTCGCGCTATGGGTGCAAGGGTTTATGTGTGCCCTGCGCACGTAAGTGCAGATGATCCAAGGTCTTATTACGAGGTAGCTAAACGATTGCATAGCGAAACAAATAATTCCATCTACATCAATCAATATTTCAATGCATTAAATATTGAAGCCCATTACAAAACCACTGGTCCTGAAATTTGGAATCAAACCAATGGCAACATAACCCACTTAGTGGCTTGTAGTGGCACTGGAGGAACAATTTCCGGTATTGCACGATATTTAAAAGAGCAAAATTCAAATATTAAAGTTCTTGGTGTGGATGCCTATGGTTCAGTACTCAAAAAGTTTCATGAAACCGGTGAGTTTGACCATAATGAAGTCTATCCATACAGAATTGAAGGATTGGGGAAAAATCTTATTCCTACCGCTACTGATTTTGAAACCATTGACCGCTATGTTAAGGTCTCGGATGGTGAAAGTGCACATATGGCTAGAAAATTAGCACACAAAGAGGGTATGTTTGTAGGTTATACCAGTGGTGCCGCCATGCAAGCAATCTATCAATTGGATACAGAAGGCGAGTTTTCAGAAGATAGCAATATTGTGGTTATTTTTCCAGACCATGGTTCAAGATATATGAGTAAGGTATATAGCAATGAATGGATGGAGAACCAAGGATTTTTTGATACCAAAAATGCCGAGGTTCCAGAAGAAATAGAATACATTGAGTAG